In Prionailurus viverrinus isolate Anna chromosome D1, UM_Priviv_1.0, whole genome shotgun sequence, the DNA window AGCTGACCGGACACGGTGTGCACGCACTCCGTGAACTCAGGCAGGTCAATGGAAACTTCCCAAGCCGGAAGGACAGAAAAATgccgggggtggggacggggggggggggggggggcgggacaaggtggggaaggaaaggaacacgCCCAACCGAGACCtagacacaaaaaatagaaaccaaagcTATCGACTTTGCACGTGTGGTTTAAAATTGGAAGGGAATTTGTCAAACTAATAAAGGCGGTGGCATAGATAGTTAAGCCTAAGAGCCTGCAGGGCATTTCTCTTCGCGTTGCTCAGACTTGAGCCCTGCGTCCCTTTGGCAGGGAGTCTTAGCTTTGTCGTATTCGTTTGATTTTATCTTTCCGAAGAGGGGGCTATCAGCCTCCACAAGACACATTTATGCCACGTAGGTGTAAGTCGCCCTTGGAACGATGTACAGCCAAGTGTTTTCAACTGTCACGCGAGCAAATGGAATATTGATATCAAACCCGCAAGCCATCCAAATCTTCCGGGGCAGAAACCATTGTTCTCACGCGTGGTTCCCTGGTCCACGCGTTGAGGGCTGTCATGGCGGGCGAGGCCAGGGCGAGCCACCAGACCCCAAGGAGACAGGCTAGGAACGGTGGGTTGCGTTACACTCCTGAGGGACTCTACGGAGAGCATCGGCGTCAAGGACCTGAAAGACGCACGGCCGGTGATTCCTACCACATCCTCCTCACTCTTTTCCCTGCTGACCCGCTAGCAAAATGGTTCTTCTCTCCAGTCGCCGGGACCTCATGCGCCGCTGGCCTGAAGCTCTTGGTTGCGGAGGGAGAAAGGCTTCCAGCACGGACACACAACCATTCCGCTGGACTGGAGTGGAGGCGGCCACCCGGCCACTTTGGGCTCCTCGTGCCTCGGGGTCTACAGGCAAACAAGGGGCGTCGTACTGATAGCACGGATGGATCCTGATGCCCACAGTGCAATCGGGCGGCTCCGCTCCATAGAAGGAAGGCAGGGCACCTCGGGAGCACAGGAGCTGGCTCGAGGCATCTCTCAGCACCACCCTGCCCCGCGATTTCAGTCAAAGCAGAACTCCCACGAGGCCATTCAAGGAGGACCCTGAGTAGCCCGGGCTCCGCCATCAGGGTCCCAGCCCAGAACCGTGGGCGCCACCTGCTCCCAATGCCCATAAGCACCTCCTGCCCGGAGATGGACAGGAAGggccctgcccactgcccaccgCCACGGTGGCTTTCTGCTTCCCACACTCTCCACACCCTGAGCCCACCGGTCATGTGCTCTTTGGAATCATGCCAAGACTGTTGAGGGTCTCGAATCGGGTCAGGGTGGGACCACCAGGGCTCCGAGGCGCTGCTTCCGTCTCCCTGCAAACTCTGAAACACAAGCCCGTCAGGTGATGCAAGTCGGGCGctggggaaaaggcaaaacccACCAAAGACGTTCTGGTCAATACAATCACATGGTCATgatgaaattctgaaaaatactCATCCTTTGTCCGCTGCAAAGTGGCACAAACAGGAACCAGGAAGTGACAGTGTGTCAGCCTCTCACCTGACCCTGGCAGGTATATACAGGGCCCCCGGCCCAGGAGGCTCCACACCTGAACACCTCCCCTCTGCACCTGCATCTCTGACCGACTCCGCCCAAAACCCACCAGAAACATGGGCTGCTGTGGCTGTTCTGgaggctgtggctccagctgtggGGGCTGCGGCTCCAGCTGTGGGGGCTGCGGCTCCAGCTGTGGGGGCTGCGGCTCCAGCTGCTGTGTGCCCGTGTGCTgctgcaagcccgtgtgctgctgcaagcccgtgtgctgctgtgtgccagcctgTGCCTGTTCCAGCGGCGGCtcgtgtgggggctccaagggaggctgtggctcctgtgggggctccaaggggggctgtggctcctgtgggggctccaaggggggctgtggctcctgtgggggctccaaggggggctgtggctcctgtgggggctccaaggggggctgtggctcctgtggctcctgtggctgctgccagtccagctgctgcaagccctgctgctgccagtccagctgctgccagtccagctgctgcaagccctgctgctgccagtccagctgctgcaagccctgctgctgccagtcctgctgctgcaagccctgctgctgccagtcctgctgctgcaagccctgctgctgctCTTCCGGCTGTGGGTCCTCCTGCAGCCAATCCAGCTGCTGTGTCCCCGTTTGCTGCCAGTGCAAGGTCTGAGGCTCTGGCTGATGGCCTCAGGGAACTCCGAAAGACCTGTGCTTGCCCTCAAGTGACTATAGGTACATCCTggttacaccccccccccaaaaaaaaacacacacacacaaagcccgCCCCccaaacacttcctctccacttGCTGGATCCCTCCAGTGTCTTGGCTTAGACTTTGCCCCCAGCCCTTGTGGCAAAGCAATGGACTAGTCCCATACACATTCCCTACAAAGGCGATCCCATCCTGCAGGCCCTTTGGCCTCTCCTACTGCCATGCCTTCATGCCTGAGCCACACTACCTGGAAAAGGCCCACAGGGCCAGCACGGGGCCCAGATCCCCCTCTCTCATCATTCTCTGTGTCAAAGCACCACATCCTTGCTCTCCTCTGCTTGCCAGGAGCTTGATGGCATTGGCATCGCAATGTCTCCTGGAAGCTGCCTCACTAACACAGGTGTGTTAAGATCCAATGGGTCTTGGTGCACCACCCCCATGAGTGGTAAATAAACTCTCCCCCCATAAGTCTTGGTCTTCGTGTGGCGGTTTCCTTCCATCCGCGGTCTCACTTGCAAAACACACCGTGTGTCCCTCATCTCACTTCTCAAGGCACCACTGCTCCCCACATCTTCACTGCTGTCACTCCACTGTTGGCTCACTGCTCACTGCACATACGTTTGTGGAATTAAATCAGGAACGACTCACTACACGCATGGAGGAATGAGTCAATAAGTCAGGAAGAGACGACTGAATGTAAAAGAGGCGTTCTTATCAGGCTTAAGGGAGCCCAGACTGCTGAGCCTCCATGGGATTCAGACTTTGTTGGAATCGTGGAGGCTGCTCCTTCCCCATGCCAGGATCTGCTTCGCAAGGCATCCCATGAGTGGTGTCTGCACCCATCCAGGCCGCAGAGCAGGAGCCAAGCCTAGAGAGAGGGCAGTGACTTCAAAATGGGCTGTGTTCCTCAGGTGTTCCGGATGACAAAAGGAGAAACGGTGCCGTTTTCAGACACCAGAGGCAGGGTGTCTCGGCACAGACTGACGAGCACTCTTTACATCTCTGGGCTCACGGTTCCACACAGGATGGAACAGAAGGCGACGTCCTCGACCCGATCAAAGGATCTACCAAACAGCCACAGCTGCCACCACACGTCCCACTGAAAGCCTGGAATTTCCTTTGAAGGTCAGGGACAGGAAAGGATGTCCACATTCACCACATCTACTCAACATTGCACTCAAGGTCTACCCAGGGTAATAAGGCAAGACAAGGACGTAAAAGGCATCCATGTGGGAAACGAAGAAGGAAAAGTATGTCTCTTCACAGAACACATAATCTTGCACAAACGAAAGAACCTAAGacgtgcacgcacacgcgcgcgtgcgcacacacacacacacacacacacacacacacgcaaaccaCAATCATAAATCAACTCAGTGGGTTGCATGATCCGTCCGCAATATACAACAATCAGCTGTATTTCTAGACACGAGCAAGGAAGAATCATCATTGAAATTCAGAAACAATGTcctcaaaaagaacaaatacttaagaatatacttgaaggggcacctggggggctcagtcagtctagcgtcccactcttgatttttgctcaagcTGTGACGCTCAAGTTGTGAGTTGGATCCTCCAGtcgggatccatgctgacagtatcGAGCCTGcatgcgattctctctctctctccatctccctccctccctcttcctctctctccctctctctctctctctctctgtctgtctcactcaaaataatttaataattacactttaagaaaaaagaatgaacggAACAAAAAATGTGCAAGACTGACATCCTGAAGACTGCAAAACAGCACTGAAAGAAGGTACAGAAGAGTACATTAAATACAAAGGCATCCAacgttcatggatcagaagacagAATATGGTGAAAATGACAACACTGCAAAACATGATCTGCAGATTGAATGCAACCCCTCTCAAAATCCAATGTTGCTTTTCGCAGAAATTGACCATCTGACCCTAACTTTCCTATGACGATGAATGCGGAAATGAATGGAAGGGATGTCGGGTAACGAAAACAAGCTTGCCAAAGAAACTCAACGGTGGGGGACTCACACATCCCAATGGCAATGGGTGCTGCACGCCTACAGCGATGGAAGCACTGTGGTGCTGCCAGAAGGATAGACTCACAGATCAGTGCCATAGAATGGACAGTATGAAGAGGAGCCCTTGAACTTATGTTCCACTGACTTTCACCCAGAGTGCCAAAACAATCAGTGCAGGAGTCTTTTCCATAACGAGTGCTGACACACCTAGAAATccactttcaaaagaatgaagttgcatCTTTACATCCCATCGTATAAGAAAAccacatcaacaacaacaacaacaaacaacaagaacaacacatacaacaacaagaacaacaaaattcCTTCTATCTAGATCAAGCATTTTAGCATAAAAGTTAAAACGACGCACTATCAAACTCTCAGGAGACATCCTGGGTTACGTCTTTGAGACCTTGTCTCGGCAATGGCTCTGAGATAcgacagagaaagcacaggaagaaaaactcaggaaaatTGGGTGCCATCAAAATGTAACACTGTTACATAGGCAAAACTCTCACTCCTCGAAATCAACCAGTCAATCCAGCAACCAATCAATGAATAAgaatgaacccccccccccgcacacacacacacacacacacacacacacacacacaaaagaaaaaacaactgagCACTGGATCTGGATAGACATTGGTCCAAGAAGGTACACGGTTGGCGAATAAGCcaatgagaagatgctcaacgttattaggaatcagggaaatgcagatgagAACCACAAGGCGATCCCCGTGCCTAGGATGGCTAGGAtccaaaagacagacaataagacGTGCTGGGGAAGGTGTGGAGAAACCAGAGCCCCGCGCGTTGCCGATGGGACTCAAATGGAGGCAACTGCTTTGCAAAAGAGGTTGACAGCTCCCCACGTGTTAAGTAGAGATTCCATGCCACTCAGAAATTGCACTGCTAGATATACGCCCAAGAGAAGAGAGAACGTACAGCATGCAAAAATTCGTGTGCTAAGTCACGTAGTAGCATTCTTCACAAAGGCCGCCACGGGGAAATAACCAAATGCCCGTCAACTGATGCGTGGGTAAACAAACTGGTCTATCCACGGGATGGGATCTTACTTAGCTCGTTTTCAAAGGGTATAAAGCTCTGATACATGCtaatcaaacaaagaaacaaacaaaaacgttgaaaacggtatgctaagtgaaaggagtcacacgcaaaaggccacatactataCGACCCCATTTCTCTGACAGTGTCCACAAAGCCATCTACACTAGCAATGAAGAATCATTCTAGATCAGTATgttctgggggctgggtgggaaggGACGAATGGATACCACGTGCTCGCGTTATGGAGTTGTGTTTGGGGGGCCATGAACATGTTCTGGAACGAGTCAGAAGTGATGCTTGTATCACTTTGCAAATCGACCAAACACCACTCAATTGCACACGTCAAAGGCTGAATTTTATCACATACGGAGTAGGTCTCCATTCTCAAATTCATGTGACGTGACGTTGTTTTGGCATCCTCTTCTATGGGGAAGAAACTCGTCCACGGTTAAGAATCTTCCCAAACCACCTTGGGATTTCCATCGAAGGTGCGCCTTTTAGTCATGGACTGCAGATGCCCATTTCAAGGCAAACGTCATGAACCACCCTAAGGAATATTCAAGACGGCACCAAAGTATTTCCCAGAAGCTGACATGTAATATATTCTACGGCTGTATTTCTTTGGTCCGTGGACATGACATGCTAGAAGAAGGTTTCATTGTGATAGGATGTGAAAGCGTCTTCAGGAGGGAAACCATGCCTGCAGAGCATGGGAGGAGCTTGGAGGTGGCCACGCCCCTCCACTCACCAAGAAAAGGCTCAACTGAAAAAACCAGCAGCCCTTGACCAGCAGATCCACCAAAGAACCCAGGTCACAGGGCATCCTGCTGCATgcccccccacgccccgccctgtgttggagagacagaggggcagagacagagaatcacaacttacaGAAACAGAGGGTAAGTAAGCCAACCTCAGTGCAGACATGCCCGAGAGCTAACATCTCCAGGGGGACACACTCCAAAACTCCCCTCACGCTTTGGGCCAGAGGGAGCATGGAAGGAGACAGGTAGAATTATGCCAGAGCACGTCCCCACCTTCGTGAGGTCTGCCCTCAGGACACATGGTTTGACCAAGCCCAACGTTGCTGGGGTTTTATCAGAGCCCAGTGACCTGGAGGGGAGGAAATACTCAGCTCCAGTCCCACGCTGATTCATGACCACCTGGCGGCAGGGTGGCAGCCCGGCTGGCGGCGGGGGCGTGGTGGGGACCGACTGAGGCCGCCTAGTAAAGGTTGCAGGCCAGGTCACTAAAAGACGAAGAacatcccctcacccccagcccttaTTAACACACCCCTCCAGGCCTAGGTACCACCATTCCTCTTCCCCGGTGCATCACGTCCCGCTTTCGACATCAAagtacaaggcatactaaaagacAAAGAGCTCAGCTGGGAGACACAGAGCGGGCATCACAGCCGGACCCGGGCACGGCAGGGACTTTGAAATGATCAGACgaggaagttaaaataaatatgattgaCACGCTGAGCCTCTCAGGACACCTCCGAGAGGAAACGGGTGACGGAAGCAGCGACAGGAAGTCCTACCAAAGATTCCCAGAAAGGGCTAGAGATCAAAGGCACTGTGACAAAGGCGAAGAAAGGCTTTGATGGACCCATCAGCTGACCGGACACGGTGTGCACGCACTCCGTGAACTCAGGCAGGTCAATGGAAACTTCCCAAGCCGGAAGGACAGAAAAATgccgggggtggggacgggggtgggggggggggggggcgggacaaggtggggaaggaaaggaacacgCCCAACCGAGACCtagacacaaaaaatagaaaccaaagcTATCGACTTTGCACGTGTGGTTTAAAATTGGAAGGGAATTTGTCAAACTAATAAAGGCGGTGGCATAGATAGTTAAGCCTAAGAGCCTGCAGGGCATTTCTCTTCGCGTTGCTCAGACTTGAGCCCTGCGTCCCTTTGGCAGGGAGTCTTAGCTTTGTCGTATTCGTTTGATTTTATCTTTCCGAAGAGGGGGCTATCAGCCTCCACAAGACACATTTATGCCACGTAGGTGTAAGTCGCCCTTGGAACGATGTACAGCCAAGTGTTTTCAACTGTCACGCGAGCAAATGGAATATTGATATCAAACCCGCAAGCCATCCAAATCTTCCGGGGCAGAAACCATTGTTCTCACGCGTGGTTCCCTGGTCCACGCGTTGAGGGCTGTCATGGCGGGCGAGGCCAGGGCGAGCCACCAGACCCCAAGGAGACAGGCTAGGAACGGTGGGTTGCGCTACACTCCTGAGGGACTCTACGGAGAGCATCGGCGTCAAGGACCTGAAAGACGCACGGCCGGTGATTCCTACCACATCCTCCTCACTCTTTTCCCTGCTGACCCGCTAGCAAAATGGTTCTTCTCTCCAGTCGCCGGGACCTCATGCGCCGCTGGCCTGAAGCTCTTGGTTGCGGAGGGAGAAAGGCTTCCAGCACGGACACACAACCATTCCGCTGGACTGGAGTGGAGGCGGCCACCCGGCCACTTTGGGCTCCTCGTGCCTCGGGGTCTACAGGCAAACAAGGGGCGTCGTACTGATAGCACGGATGGATCCTGATGCCCACAGTGCAATCGGGCGGCTCCGCTCCATAGAAGGAAGGCAGGGCACCTCGGGAGCACAGGAGCTGGCTCGAGGCATCTCTCAGCACCACCCTGCCCCGCGATTTCAGTCAAAGCAGAACTCCCACGAGGCCATTCAAGGAGGACCCTGAGTAGCCCGGGCTCCGCCATCAGGGTCCCAGCCCAGAACCGTGGGCGCCACCTGCTCCCAATGCCCATAAGCACCTCCTGCCCGGAGATGGACAGGAAGggccctgcccactgcccaccgCCACGGTGGCTTTCTGCTTCCCACACTCTCCACACCCTGAGCCCACCGGTCATGTGCTCTTTGGAATCATGCCAAGACTGTTGAGGGTCTCGAATCGGGTCAGGGTGGGACCACCAGGGCTCCGAGGCGCTGCTTCCGTCTCCCTGCAAACTCTGAAACACAAGCCCGTCAGGTGATGCAAGTCGGGCGctggggaaaaggcaaaacccACCAAAGACGTTCTGGTCAATACAATCACATGGTCATgatgaaattctgaaaaatactCATCCTTTGTCCGCTGCAAAGTGGCACAAACAGGAACCAGGAAGTGACAGTGTGTCAGCCTCTCACCTGACCCTGGCAGGTATATACAGGGCCCCCGGCCCAGGAGGCTCCACACCTGAACACCTCCCCTCTGCACCTGCATCTCTGACCGACTCCGCCCAAAACCCACCAGAAACATGGGCTGCTGTGGCTGTTCTGgaggctgtggctccagctgtggGGGCTGCGGCTCCAGCTGTGGGGGCTGCGGCTCCAGCTGTGGGGGCTGCGGCTCCAGCTGCTGTGTGCCCGTGTGCTgctgcaagcccgtgtgctgctgcaagcccgtgtgctgctgtgtgccagcctgTGCCTGTTCCAGCGGCGGCtcgtgtgggggctccaagggaggctgtggctcctgtgggggctccaaggggggctgtggctcctgtgggggctccaaggggggctgtggctcctgtgggggctccaaggggggctgtggctcctgtgggggctccaaggggggctgtggctcctgtggctcctgtggctgctgccagtccagctgctgcaagccctgctgctgccagtccagctgctgccagtccagctgctgcaagccctgctgctgccagtccagctgctgcaagccctgctgctgccagtcctgctgctgcaagccctgctgctgccagtcctgctgctgcaagccctgctgctgctCTTCCGGCTGTGGGTCCTCCTGCAGCCAATCCAGCTGCTGTGTCCCCGTTTGCTGCCAGTGCAAGGTCTGAGGCTCTGGCTGATGGCCTCAGGGAACTCCGAAAGAACTGTGCTTGCCCTCAAGTGACTATAGGTACATCCTggttacaccccccccccaaaaaaaacacacacacacaaagcccgCCCCccaaacacttcctctccacttGCTGGATCCCTCCAGTGTCTTGGCTTAGACTTTGCCCCCAGCCCTTGTGGCAAAGCAATGGACTAGTCCCATACACATTCCCTACAAAGGCGATCCCATCCTGCAGGCCCTTTGGCCTCTCCTACTGCCATGCCTTCATGCCTGAGCCACACTACCTGGAAAAGGCCCACAGGGCCAGCACGGGGCCCAGATCCCCCTCTCTCATCATTCTCTGTGTCAAAGCACCACATCCTTGCTCTCCTCTGCTTGCCAGGAGCTTGATGGCATTGGCATCGCAATGTCTCCTGGAAGCTGCCTCACTAACACAGGTGTGTTAAGATCCAATGGGTCTTGGTGCACCACCCCCATGAGTGGTAAATAAACTCTCCCCCCATAAGTCTTGGTCTTCGTGTGGCGGTTTCCTTCCATCCGCGGTCTCACTTGCAAAACACACCGTGTGTCCCTCATCTCACTTCTCAAGGCACCACTGCTCCCCACATCTTCACTGCTGTCACTCCACTGTTGGCTCACTGCTCACTGCACATACGTTTGTGGAATTAAATCAGGAACGACTCACTACACGCATGGAGGAATGAGTCAATAAGTCAGGAAGAGACGACTGAATGTAAAAGAGGCGTTCTTATCAGGCTTAAGGGAGCCCAGACTGCTGAGCCTCCATGGGATTCAGACTTTGTTGGAATCGTGGAGGCTGCTCCTTCCCCATGCCAGGATCTGCTTCGCAAGGCATCCCATGAGTGGTGTCTGCACCCATCCAGGCCGCAGAGCAGGAGCCAAGCCTAGAGAGAGGGCAGTGACTTCAAAATGGGCTGTGTTCCTCAGGTGTTCCGGATGACAAAAGGAGAAACGGTGCCGTTTTCAGACACCAGAGGCAGGGTGTCTCGGCACAGACTGACGAGCACTCTTTACATCTCTGGGCTCACGGTTCCACACAGGATGGAACAGAAGGCGACGTCCTCGACCCGATCAAAGGATCTACCAAACAGCCACAGCTGCCACCACACGTCCCACTGAAAGCCTGGAATTTCCTTTGAAGGTCAGGGACAGGAAAGGATGTCCACATTCACCACATCTACTCAACATTGCACTCAAGGTCTACCCAGGGTAATAAGGCAAGACAAGGACGTAAAAGGCATCCATGTGGGAAACGAAGAAGGAAAAGTATGTCTCTTCACAGAACACATAATCTTGCACAAACGAAAGAACCTAAGacgtgcacgcacacgcgcgcgtgcgcacacacacacacacacacacacacacacacgcaaaccaCAATCATAAATCAACTCAGTGGGTTGCATGATCCGTCCGCAATATACAACAATCAGCTGTATTTCTAGACACGAGCAA includes these proteins:
- the LOC125146839 gene encoding keratin-associated protein 5-10-like, coding for MGCCGCSGGCGSSCGGCGSSCGGCGSSCGGCGSSCCVPVCCCKPVCCCKPVCCCVPACACSSGGSCGGSKGGCGSCGGSKGGCGSCGGSKGGCGSCGGSKGGCGSCGGSKGGCGSCGSCGCCQSSCCKPCCCQSSCCQSSCCKPCCCQSSCCKPCCCQSCCCKPCCCQSCCCKPCCCSSGCGSSCSQSSCCVPVCCQCKV